CGCGTCACCGCGGCGAGGTCGAAGCGGCGCGCGCCATCGACCACGCGCAACGCCGCCGGCCACAGCCGCGCGACGTCGGCACGCAGCAACGGGCCAGCGAAAGCGAGGGCATCGCCTTCGCGACGCACGTGGGCGTCAGTCGACTGCGGCATCGGCCTGCAGCCGGCCGGCGCGCAGCTCGTTGGCGACCTGGCGGATCGACTTGTTCTGCAGCTCGCCGTCGAACTGGCGACGGAAGGTGCTGATGAAGCTCACGCCTTCGACCTGCACGTCGAACACCTTCCAGTTGCCGCCGGACTGGCGCATCAGGTAATCGACCGGGATCGGGTCGCCGCCCTGGCGCAGCAGTTCGCTCGACACCTTGACGCCCAGCCCGCGCGGCAGCGCCGACTCCGACTTGATGCGCA
This portion of the Luteimonas yindakuii genome encodes:
- a CDS encoding STAS domain-containing protein; this encodes MPQSTDAHVRREGDALAFAGPLLRADVARLWPAALRVVDGARRFDLAAVTRIDSAGLALLSELAARTGGDVVVDGAPDGLSELRAAYRMQMDLDFSRT